Part of the Streptomyces sp. WMMC500 genome is shown below.
CGCATCGCCGTCATGTACCTCGGCCAGATCGTCGAGGTGGGGACAGCCGAGCAGGTCACGGCCGACCCGCAGCACCCGTACACCGCCAGCCTGCTGTCGGCGGTGCCCGAGCCCGATCCGCGTCTCGAACGGGCCCGGAAGCGCATCGTGCTGGCCGGGGACGTGCCCAGCCCGACCGCGCCGCCTGCCGGCTGCCGATTCCACACCCGCTGCCCGATCGGGCCCGGGCGTCTCCCCGGCCGTGCGATCTGCCGTGACGAGCGCCCGGCCCTCCGGCCGACGGCAGGCGGCCAGTTTGCCGCTTGTCACTTTGCGGGAGAACTGCGTCTCGGGGGTCAGCCAGGGAAGGACCAGCCTACGGGCCCGGCGGTAACGGGATCGCGGTGAAGATGCCGTCGGGATCGAAACGTGCCTTGGCTGCCAGAAGCCGCTGCGCGTTCGGCCCGTAAGCGTCGGCGATCTGGTCGTGGGCGTCGGGGGCGAGCAGGTTGGGGTAGCCGCCGGGCAGCGCGTGCTGCTGCAGGAGCCCGGACGCTGTGTCGGCCCACTCGCGGTGCGGCCCGTTATCGTCCGCCCGCCAGGAAGCGATGATCTCGACCATAAAGTGCTCGCGCCGCTCTGCGAACGCGGTGGCCGTCGCGGGCACCCGCGCCGCGGTGCCGTGCAGGTGGTGCATGGCGATGGCACTCAGCGGAGACGTGCGCGCTTCGGTCGAGGTGATCAGGGACTCGACGGCGCCCGATGTCAACGTGGGCAGCGTCCGGGTACGCAGCGCGTAGTGCCGGCCGTCGGGGGCGAACGCGTCGTCCACCCACTGCAGCAGCATGGCGTACGGCACGGCGTTGAACACAGCGGATTCCGGCCTGCCCAGATTCTCGATCCGATGGAACCAGTGTGCGCCGTCGTGGGAATCGCCGCTCCACGTCAGGTTGACGAACAGCCGGGGCCCATCGTCCGGTGCGCTCATCAGGAGGGGCTGGGAGGTCAACGCATCGGGCGCGTCGGCAACGAGGCCCGCATAGGCGGCGAGCACGTCCGCCGCCTGCGCCCACGGAAACACGACCGAGCCCGCGAGCACCTTGGCGAAAGGGTGCAGGCGCACGCGCATCCTGGTCACCACCCCGAAGTTTCCGCCGCCGCCGCGCAGCGCCCAGAAAAGCTCGGGCTCGTGGTCCGCGTCGGCCGTCACCACCCGCCCGTCGGCGAGCACGACCTCTGCCGCGAGCAGATTGTCCAGCGCCAGTCCGGCCGTCCCCAGCAGCGGAGCGTAGCCGCCGCCCAACGTCAGCCCGGCCATGCCGACCGTGCTCGCGGTGCCGGTCGCGGGCACGAGTCCGGCGAGGGCCGAAGCCGCGATCACGTCCGCGGCGGTCGCTCCACCCTCGACGGTGGCCACGCCGTCCTTGACCACGACCTTGCGCATGCCTCGCAGGTCGATCACCAGTCCGCCGGAACGGATTGCACGCCCCGCCCAGTCGTGCCCGCCGCCCAGCACGGACACCGGCAGATCAGCCGCCCTGGCTTTCTGGAGCGCGTTCCGCACGTCATCGCTGTCGGCGCATCGGTACACCTCAACCGGCTGGTGGATTACGGCACGATTCCACACTGAGACTTGTTCTGTCATGATTGCATCGTAATTGAGACTGCGCTTCCATCAATTTACTCCGATCACCGCGTGATTTAATCCGGGGCACGCCCCCAAGGATGTCAAACCACGTGCGGATTGCCATTGGCGGAGCCGATGCCACCGTCCACCCGAAGGTGTGCGCCGTTGACGAATCGGGCGTCGTCGCTGGCCAGGAAGGCGATGACCGCAGCGATCTCGGCCGGTTCACCGGGCCGCGCCAGCGGCATCCGATTGCGGAATGCGGCCAGAGCCACCTCGTGTTCCAGGACGGGGGCGGTCATTGCGGTAGCGGTGAAGCCCGGATGCACGGCGTTTACCCGCACTCCCTCGCCGCCGTGGTCCAGAGCCATCGCGTTGGTCAGGTTGACCACCGCGGCCTTCGACGTGTCGTACGCGGCGATCCCCCAGTCCGCGCCCAACCCCGAGGTCGAGCCCACGTTGACGATGCTGCCGCCGACGGCGCGCAGATGCGGAAGTGCCGCCCGGGAGGCGAAGAAGACACCGTCAACGTTGGTCGACATGGTGTGGCGCCAGGCATCCGTGCCCACCTGCTCGACGGTTCCCGGGCAGAGGACCGCAGCATTGTTGACGAGTGTGTCCAGCCGGCCGTGCTCATGGGCTACTTCCTCGATCAGCTTGGTGATTCCCCACTCGTCCGACACGTCGACGAGCCGGCCTATCAGTTTCGCGCCGCGTGGCGCCTCGGCCAGCACCGCGTCCAATTTCGCCTGCGTCCGCCCGGCCAGCACGACCGTGGCCCCTTCTGCACCGAAGCGATACGAGGCCGCTGCCCCGATTCCGGACCCACCGCCGGTGACCACAACGACCTTTCCCTGGAATCGCCCGTCACACATGCTAGGAACTCCCCACTTGCATTCGCCGACAGATCAACTACGCCGATCTAATACCAAATCGGCGTCCCGGGCCACCACGAAAAGAGAAAAGCGGGCCGGATAAATTACCGGAATAAATGCCCGGTGCGCGGGCGACGCCGCGTACTGCCGTCGGCAGAGCCACACGGGTAGGGTGACCGCACAGATGAGCGCACACGGAGGAGGGGAACGCGATTGTCGGCAGCCCGGGAGGCCGTGACGCTGCGTGACGTGGCCGCGCTGGCGGGTGTTTCCATCCGCACCGTCTCGAACGTCGTCAACGGCAGCGTGCCGGTCCGCACGACGACTCGGACACGGGTGCAGGACGCGATCGCGCGGCTTGGCTACCGCCCCAACATGGCCGCCAGAAGGCTGCGTTCGGGCCGGTCGCACGCCATCGGCCTGGTCCTCCCGGACGTGACCATTCCGTACTTCCGGGAACTGGCCGACGCCGTGCTGGCGGCGGCCCGGCATCGCCGGATGGCCATCGTCGTCGTGCAGACGCACGGCGATCCCGGGCGGGAACGCGCCGTGCCGTCGAGCCCCCGGCTCAGGCACGTGGACGGCGTCATCCTGGCCGCCGTCTCCCTGACTGAAGAGGATTTCCGGGCGTTGCCGCGTTCGCTGCCGGTGGTGCTGGCCGGCGCCTCCGTACGGTCGCAGTCGATCGACTCCATCGCGGCGGACACCCATGCCGCGGGCCGCAGCGTCGCCCGGCACCTGCTCGCCCGGGGGCGGCGGTGCCCGGCGGTGATCAGGCCGGCGGACACCCACTGGCCCGCCGAGTACGACGCCCGCTACCGGGGGTTCGCCGCCGGCCTCGCGGACGCCGGCCTCGCTCTTCCGGACCGCCACGTCATCACGACCGACGTGAACTCCTTCGCAGCGGGGGCACACGCGGCGCAGGCGCTGTACCCGGAGCTGCCGGAGGTCGACGCACTCTTCGCCCTCGGGGACTCGCTCGCTCTGGGTGCACTGCGCGGCCTGTGCGTCACGGGACGCCGTGTCCCCCGAGACGTTGCCGTCGTCGGCTTCGGCAACATCGAGCACAGCGCGCACAGTAACCCCACACTCACCACCGTCGATCCGGGCCGACTTGCGATCGCCGAGCAGGCGGTGGCCCTGATCGCCGACCGCGTGGAGGCGAATTCCGCTGGCCAAGAGCGAGCGGGAACCCCCGACCTGAGGCCGCCGCGGCGCTTCACGGTCGACTTCCGGCTGATCGAGAGGGAGTCCACGCGTGTCGCTGGATGAGGGCGCGGCGCTGGCGCGGCGGGCTAGACCGGGGCGCGTCACGCGTATGCGCGACGTCGCCGAAGCCGCCGGGGTCTCCGTCAAGACGGTCTCCGAAGTCGCCAACGGCGTGGGACAGGTGCGGGAGAGCACGCGCCGCCGCGTGCTGGCGGCCATCGAAGAGCTCGACTACCGGCCGAATCCGGCCGCGCGGCGGCTCAACGCCGGACGGACAGGCGTGCTGACGCTGGCGTTGCCGCAGCTCGCGTCGGGCTTCCACGCCGCCCTTGCGTCCGCGCTCATCGACATGGCGGAACGCGACGGGATGGATGTCGTCCTCGAACCGACCGGTGGCGACCCGGAGCGTGAGCTGGAGATTCTGAGCAATGACTCGGGAGTCGCCGACGGAGCGGTCTTCGAGCCGGCCGGGCTCGACGGGGGAGCGGCGCAGATCGTCCCGGCGACACCCATCGTGCTGACGGGCACCCGGACGTTGGACCTGCCCGTCGACCACGTAGTCTCCGACCGCGGCCGGATGCTCGATGCGGCCGTAACGCTGCTGCGCGGCCATGGTCGCGAACGCGTCGTCCTGCTGGGGACGGGCGAATTGCTCCGCGTGCCGTCGCCCGCCGGGCGGCCGAACTCCGGTCCGCTCACCGACGCTTACCCTCGTGTGACGACAGAGGCTCTCACCCAAAGCGCCGGATACCGTGCGGTCGCCGACATGGTCAGCAACGGTGTGGCTTTCGACGCCCTTGTCGCGCTCGACGTCGCGCTGGCCCTGGGCGCGTTGCACGCGCTGCGGGACCGCGCCGTCACGGTGCCGGCAGACGTCCAGGTCGTCGGTGTCGGCAACGCTCTGGAGTCGCCCTTTTCGACACCGCGCCTTTCCACGGTGGAGGCCGATGTGATGGACATGGCCCGGCAGGCGTACAAGTGGGTGCTCGACAGGATCGCCGGAAACACCGAACCGCCGCGCCGGCACGACGTGCCGTTCGCCGTCGTGGAACGCGGGTCCTCCGGTCCCCACCGGGCCGGCCACAGGTGAGGCGGCATCCTGACGTCCCATCAATTACGTTTCCTTTCCCATAACGACCCCGGGGCGGTGCGCGGTGACCGAAATCATGATGCCGGGTGACGGGTTCCGCACACCGCGTTTACACCGGGGCGTCGAAATCGCCCTTCTTCTCACTAAGCCACATCCACGCTATCGGCTCTGAGATGTTCCCGTGGTGGGCGCATTAATCCTGCCCTCGCCGGCTTGCCGCGTGTTAACGCTGCGTGAAAGAACGGAAAGCATCACCGAGAAGGCTGAGTCCCCAGTCTCTTCCGAGGCATCCGAATACGCAGGACGGTAACCGTGGATCTCCCCGAGCTGACCGACGCCCAGATCCGCGCTTTGGACGGGCTCCGAAACGTCTGGCTTGCTCACGGCCTTGCGACCGGCGCCGCCGACCGCGCCGAAGCTGAGGCGGGCGTGGCCGACGCCTACCGCACAGTGGGGTTGGAGCCCCCGGCTCGGTTCCTCTGGTTCGGCTCGCCCTCGGCCGGCGCCATGTGCGCCGGCATACTGGCCGGCACCAGGGCCCGGCCCGGAGACCGTGATCACGTCTGGGCCCGGGTCCGGGAGGTCAGAGCACAGATGGAGGCCCAGCAGGTCCCCGATCACGTGGGCGTACCGGTCGCGGATCGGCTCTGGGATCAGGACCGGCTCTGGGGCCAGGTCCAGAACCGGTTGGGCGCCGGGGTCGGGGGTCACATCACCCACGTGGCCGCGAGGGACGAGGTGTGGTTCTGGGTGTGGGAGCACGTCCGTGCCCAGGTACGGGAGGAGATGGGGACCAGGGTCCAGAAGTCCCTGGCCGGACAACAGGACGCCGAATGGCTCGCGGCCTACGACTACTTCCGCACCCACGGCTCCGTGCTGGAGGCCGAACAACTCTCCGGCATCATGCGCGTCGCCCGGTCGGCGGGGCGATGGTGGCCCTTCGAGAACGTCGCCGTCCTCACCGAGCGCCCTGTCGCGCTGCACCGCGACAGCGAGGGGCGACTTCATCACAACGGCGGCCCCGCCGTCCTCTATCCCGACGGATTCGCCGTCTGGGCGTGGCACGGCGTGCGTCTCCCACGTCATCCAGTCCGGACGCGCCCTGCCATCAACCGCGCAGGCCGCGACTTCGAGTCCGAAGCGCTGGTCGTGCGCACCGACTACTCGGACGGCGACACCTGGCGGGAAGTGGTCAACCTATTCGAACAGCCCGACGGCGAGCGGAGGGTGGGCACACACATCGTCGACGATCCTGCCTTTGCCGGTGCGAGTCCGGATGAGGTGGTGTTGTCTGCGCTCGCCGGCGACCCGGGGCTCGAAGTGGTGTTCCTGGCCGATGCCGCCACGATGAAGTGGGACCACACCCTGCTCGCCGTCTCGACTAGAAGGCAGGACCTGGAGGACGAGGAGGATGAGGAAGGAGAGGAGGTTCCCTCCAAGTTCCGGCTGGGATCGTCGCTTGTCAATGAGGTCCACGTGAACCTCGCTATCGGGCACCTGAGTTTCTTCGGGTTCGCGTACGAGGCGGCGCGTCACCCGGATAACGTCCTTCGTTGGTGATCGGGTACACGGCTCAGCTCCGGCGCTCGAAGTTCCAGCGCTGAGTCCGCTCGTCGTTGCATTGCCACACCCG
Proteins encoded:
- a CDS encoding LacI family DNA-binding transcriptional regulator, which gives rise to MSAAREAVTLRDVAALAGVSIRTVSNVVNGSVPVRTTTRTRVQDAIARLGYRPNMAARRLRSGRSHAIGLVLPDVTIPYFRELADAVLAAARHRRMAIVVVQTHGDPGRERAVPSSPRLRHVDGVILAAVSLTEEDFRALPRSLPVVLAGASVRSQSIDSIAADTHAAGRSVARHLLARGRRCPAVIRPADTHWPAEYDARYRGFAAGLADAGLALPDRHVITTDVNSFAAGAHAAQALYPELPEVDALFALGDSLALGALRGLCVTGRRVPRDVAVVGFGNIEHSAHSNPTLTTVDPGRLAIAEQAVALIADRVEANSAGQERAGTPDLRPPRRFTVDFRLIERESTRVAG
- a CDS encoding FAD-binding oxidoreductase yields the protein MTEQVSVWNRAVIHQPVEVYRCADSDDVRNALQKARAADLPVSVLGGGHDWAGRAIRSGGLVIDLRGMRKVVVKDGVATVEGGATAADVIAASALAGLVPATGTASTVGMAGLTLGGGYAPLLGTAGLALDNLLAAEVVLADGRVVTADADHEPELFWALRGGGGNFGVVTRMRVRLHPFAKVLAGSVVFPWAQAADVLAAYAGLVADAPDALTSQPLLMSAPDDGPRLFVNLTWSGDSHDGAHWFHRIENLGRPESAVFNAVPYAMLLQWVDDAFAPDGRHYALRTRTLPTLTSGAVESLITSTEARTSPLSAIAMHHLHGTAARVPATATAFAERREHFMVEIIASWRADDNGPHREWADTASGLLQQHALPGGYPNLLAPDAHDQIADAYGPNAQRLLAAKARFDPDGIFTAIPLPPGP
- a CDS encoding SDR family oxidoreductase; amino-acid sequence: MCDGRFQGKVVVVTGGGSGIGAAASYRFGAEGATVVLAGRTQAKLDAVLAEAPRGAKLIGRLVDVSDEWGITKLIEEVAHEHGRLDTLVNNAAVLCPGTVEQVGTDAWRHTMSTNVDGVFFASRAALPHLRAVGGSIVNVGSTSGLGADWGIAAYDTSKAAVVNLTNAMALDHGGEGVRVNAVHPGFTATAMTAPVLEHEVALAAFRNRMPLARPGEPAEIAAVIAFLASDDARFVNGAHLRVDGGIGSANGNPHVV
- a CDS encoding DUF6745 domain-containing protein; translated protein: MDLPELTDAQIRALDGLRNVWLAHGLATGAADRAEAEAGVADAYRTVGLEPPARFLWFGSPSAGAMCAGILAGTRARPGDRDHVWARVREVRAQMEAQQVPDHVGVPVADRLWDQDRLWGQVQNRLGAGVGGHITHVAARDEVWFWVWEHVRAQVREEMGTRVQKSLAGQQDAEWLAAYDYFRTHGSVLEAEQLSGIMRVARSAGRWWPFENVAVLTERPVALHRDSEGRLHHNGGPAVLYPDGFAVWAWHGVRLPRHPVRTRPAINRAGRDFESEALVVRTDYSDGDTWREVVNLFEQPDGERRVGTHIVDDPAFAGASPDEVVLSALAGDPGLEVVFLADAATMKWDHTLLAVSTRRQDLEDEEDEEGEEVPSKFRLGSSLVNEVHVNLAIGHLSFFGFAYEAARHPDNVLRW
- a CDS encoding LacI family DNA-binding transcriptional regulator translates to MSLDEGAALARRARPGRVTRMRDVAEAAGVSVKTVSEVANGVGQVRESTRRRVLAAIEELDYRPNPAARRLNAGRTGVLTLALPQLASGFHAALASALIDMAERDGMDVVLEPTGGDPERELEILSNDSGVADGAVFEPAGLDGGAAQIVPATPIVLTGTRTLDLPVDHVVSDRGRMLDAAVTLLRGHGRERVVLLGTGELLRVPSPAGRPNSGPLTDAYPRVTTEALTQSAGYRAVADMVSNGVAFDALVALDVALALGALHALRDRAVTVPADVQVVGVGNALESPFSTPRLSTVEADVMDMARQAYKWVLDRIAGNTEPPRRHDVPFAVVERGSSGPHRAGHR